Proteins from one Dermacentor variabilis isolate Ectoservices chromosome 1, ASM5094787v1, whole genome shotgun sequence genomic window:
- the Tcs3 gene encoding putative tRNA N6-adenosine threonylcarbamoyltransferase Tcs3 isoform X2 codes for MTVAIGFEGSANKLGVGIIRDGEVLSNPRVTYITPPGEGFQPKDTALHHRAHVLDVLEKALQEANVTPNEIDVVCYTKGPGMGAPLVSVAVVARTVAQLWNKPIIGVNHCIGHIEMGRLITGASNPAVLYVSGGNTQIIAYSEKRYRIFGETIDIAVGNCLDRFARVLKLSNDPSPGYNIEQMAKKGTKLVPLPYVVKGMDVSFSGLLSFIEEKAESLLSEGQCTAEDLCFSLQETVFAMLVETTERAMAHTGSDEVLIVGGVGCNKRLQEMMGIMAQERNAKLFATDERYRTDEVEVSWRD; via the exons ATGACTGTAGCGATCGGCTTCGAAGGGAGCGCGAACAAGTTGGGAGTTGGTATAATACGCGATGGCGAAGTTCTGTCAAATCCCCGAGTAACTTACATTACTCCACCAGGTGAAG GGTTTCAGCCGAAAGACACAGCTCTGCACCACCGAGCACACGTTTTAGACGTTCTTGAGAAAGCACTCCAAGAAGCAAACGTCACGCCAAATGAAATCGACGTTGTATGCTACACTAAAG gacccGGTATGGGAGCACCTCTGGTATCTGTTGCCGTGGTTGCAAGAACAGTTGCACAGCTATGGAACAAGCCAATTATAGGTGTCAACCACTGCATTGGTC ACATCGAAATGGGGCGCCTAATTACTGGAGCTTCTAACCCAGCTGTACTATACGTGAGCGGTGGCAACACTCAG ataaTAGCGTACAGTGAGAAGCGCTATAGGATTTTTGGAGAGACCATTGACATTGCTGTTGGAAATTGCCTGGACAGGTTTGCAAGAGTCCTGAAA CTCTCGAATGATCCAAGTCCTGGCTACAACATAGAGCAAATGGCAAAAAA GGGCACCAAACTGGTTCCACTCCCGTACGTTGTCAAAGGCATGGACGTCTCATTTTCAGGATTGCTCTCCTTCATTGAG GAGAAAGCGGAGTCTCTTTTAAGTGAGGGTCAGTGCACAGCTGAAGACCTGTGTTTTTCTTTACAAGAGACCGTCTTTGCAATGCTTGTTGAAACTACAG aaaGGGCCATGGCTCACACTGGTTCTGATGAAGTACTCATTGTTGGTGGAGTTGGCT GTAATAAGAGACTACAGGAAATGATGGGAATCATGGCTCAAGAACGCAATGCCAAATTATTTGCCACGGATGAGAG GTATCGAACTGATGAAGTTGAGGTGTCATGGAGAGACTGA
- the Tcs3 gene encoding putative tRNA N6-adenosine threonylcarbamoyltransferase Tcs3 isoform X1, translated as MTVAIGFEGSANKLGVGIIRDGEVLSNPRVTYITPPGEGFQPKDTALHHRAHVLDVLEKALQEANVTPNEIDVVCYTKGPGMGAPLVSVAVVARTVAQLWNKPIIGVNHCIGHIEMGRLITGASNPAVLYVSGGNTQIIAYSEKRYRIFGETIDIAVGNCLDRFARVLKLSNDPSPGYNIEQMAKKGTKLVPLPYVVKGMDVSFSGLLSFIEEKAESLLSEGQCTAEDLCFSLQETVFAMLVETTERAMAHTGSDEVLIVGGVGCNKRLQEMMGIMAQERNAKLFATDERFCIDNGAMIAQAGWEMFRSGQVTPFEETTCTQRYRTDEVEVSWRD; from the exons ATGACTGTAGCGATCGGCTTCGAAGGGAGCGCGAACAAGTTGGGAGTTGGTATAATACGCGATGGCGAAGTTCTGTCAAATCCCCGAGTAACTTACATTACTCCACCAGGTGAAG GGTTTCAGCCGAAAGACACAGCTCTGCACCACCGAGCACACGTTTTAGACGTTCTTGAGAAAGCACTCCAAGAAGCAAACGTCACGCCAAATGAAATCGACGTTGTATGCTACACTAAAG gacccGGTATGGGAGCACCTCTGGTATCTGTTGCCGTGGTTGCAAGAACAGTTGCACAGCTATGGAACAAGCCAATTATAGGTGTCAACCACTGCATTGGTC ACATCGAAATGGGGCGCCTAATTACTGGAGCTTCTAACCCAGCTGTACTATACGTGAGCGGTGGCAACACTCAG ataaTAGCGTACAGTGAGAAGCGCTATAGGATTTTTGGAGAGACCATTGACATTGCTGTTGGAAATTGCCTGGACAGGTTTGCAAGAGTCCTGAAA CTCTCGAATGATCCAAGTCCTGGCTACAACATAGAGCAAATGGCAAAAAA GGGCACCAAACTGGTTCCACTCCCGTACGTTGTCAAAGGCATGGACGTCTCATTTTCAGGATTGCTCTCCTTCATTGAG GAGAAAGCGGAGTCTCTTTTAAGTGAGGGTCAGTGCACAGCTGAAGACCTGTGTTTTTCTTTACAAGAGACCGTCTTTGCAATGCTTGTTGAAACTACAG aaaGGGCCATGGCTCACACTGGTTCTGATGAAGTACTCATTGTTGGTGGAGTTGGCT GTAATAAGAGACTACAGGAAATGATGGGAATCATGGCTCAAGAACGCAATGCCAAATTATTTGCCACGGATGAGAG ATTTTGCATCGATAATGGAGCAATGATTGCTCAAGCTGGTTGGGAAATGTTTCGATCGGGCCAAGTAACCCCTTTTGAAGAAACGACCTGCACACAACG GTATCGAACTGATGAAGTTGAGGTGTCATGGAGAGACTGA